A genomic window from Streptomyces broussonetiae includes:
- a CDS encoding HNH endonuclease family protein, with product MTRLRGGAVAAVVVLTAVAGCHPDKTKGASGPEQRSGGNGAVLSAVDSLAVKGRAPKTGYSRARFGAAWADTDSNSCDTRDDILKRDLKDMKTAGGTCKVTYGLLEPDPYSGKEITYKRGASQVDIDHVVPLSDAWQKGAEYWDASKRIALANDPLNLVAVDASTNRGKGDGDAATWLPPNGAYRCTYVATQVAVKKKYGLWVTDAEKAAMKKVLAGCPNQKLPSGGNPTKAPERFTAR from the coding sequence GTGACACGTCTGAGGGGCGGGGCGGTCGCCGCCGTGGTGGTGCTGACCGCCGTGGCCGGCTGCCACCCGGACAAGACCAAGGGGGCCTCCGGGCCCGAGCAGCGGTCCGGCGGCAACGGCGCGGTCCTGTCCGCCGTCGACTCGCTGGCCGTCAAGGGGCGGGCTCCCAAGACCGGTTACTCCCGTGCCCGGTTCGGCGCCGCCTGGGCGGACACCGACTCCAACTCCTGCGACACCCGCGACGACATACTCAAGCGCGATCTGAAGGACATGAAGACCGCCGGCGGCACCTGCAAGGTCACGTACGGCCTGCTCGAACCCGACCCCTACTCCGGCAAGGAGATCACCTACAAGCGCGGCGCCAGCCAGGTCGACATCGACCACGTCGTCCCGCTCTCCGACGCCTGGCAGAAGGGCGCCGAGTACTGGGACGCGAGCAAGCGCATAGCGCTCGCCAACGACCCCCTCAACCTCGTCGCGGTCGACGCGAGCACCAACCGTGGCAAGGGGGACGGCGACGCGGCCACCTGGCTGCCCCCCAACGGGGCGTACCGCTGCACCTATGTGGCCACCCAGGTCGCCGTCAAGAAGAAGTACGGCCTGTGGGTCACCGACGCCGAGAAGGCCGCGATGAAGAAGGTCCTCGCCGGCTGCCCGAACCAGAAGCTCCCCTCGGGCGGCAACCCGACCAAGGCACCGGAGCGCTTCACGGCGCGCTGA
- a CDS encoding SDR family NAD(P)-dependent oxidoreductase — translation MNNESVQHPRTVLVTGAGTGIGRATARAFAAGGARVVAVGRRPGPLAETAEGHPGITAVSADLTAEDGPGTVVRAALERCGRIDVLVNNAAVVTSDSLRGCTRASVRPLLETNLLAPVLLTQAALPALEDSRGVVVNVTTSVGQRGWPGNSLYAAGKAALETLTRSWAVELAPLGIRVVAVAPGAIETPIADHNGYTPEQRRAIRAWQLEHTPLGRIGRPEEVAWAITRLAEPGASFVTGVVLPVDGGAVVA, via the coding sequence ATGAACAACGAGAGCGTTCAGCACCCCCGTACCGTCCTGGTAACCGGCGCCGGCACCGGTATCGGCCGGGCCACCGCGCGCGCGTTCGCCGCCGGAGGCGCCCGGGTCGTCGCCGTCGGCCGCCGCCCCGGGCCGCTGGCCGAGACCGCCGAGGGGCACCCGGGGATCACTGCTGTGTCCGCCGACCTGACCGCCGAGGACGGCCCCGGGACCGTCGTACGGGCCGCGCTGGAGCGGTGCGGCCGGATCGACGTGCTGGTCAACAACGCGGCGGTGGTCACCAGCGATTCCCTGCGCGGCTGCACCCGCGCCTCGGTACGACCGCTGCTGGAGACGAATCTGCTGGCCCCCGTCCTGCTCACCCAGGCCGCGCTGCCCGCGCTGGAGGACAGCCGGGGCGTGGTGGTGAACGTGACGACCTCCGTCGGCCAGCGCGGCTGGCCGGGGAACTCGCTGTACGCGGCCGGGAAGGCGGCCCTGGAGACGCTGACCCGCAGCTGGGCGGTCGAACTGGCGCCGCTCGGCATCCGGGTCGTCGCCGTGGCACCGGGCGCGATCGAGACGCCGATCGCGGACCACAACGGCTACACCCCCGAACAGCGGCGGGCGATCCGCGCGTGGCAGCTCGAGCACACCCCGCTCGGCCGGATCGGCCGCCCGGAGGAGGTCGCCTGGGCCATCACCCGGCTGGCCGAACCCGGGGCGTCGTTCGTGACGGGGGTGGTGCTGCCCGTGGACGGCGGGGCGGTCGTCGCCTGA
- a CDS encoding MerR family transcriptional regulator, translated as MRIGELAAATGTTPRALRHYEQAGLIASERAANGYRVYAAAAAVRVRNIRHLLDAGLTLDDVRVFLPCLDGDVTAGPVAAKGIRVARDRLAVLDARIAAQTQVRDRLAAALRAADAGTP; from the coding sequence GTGCGGATCGGTGAGCTGGCGGCGGCGACCGGGACGACACCGCGCGCCCTGCGCCACTACGAACAGGCGGGCCTGATCGCCTCCGAGCGCGCCGCCAACGGCTATCGCGTGTACGCCGCCGCCGCGGCCGTCCGTGTCCGCAACATCCGGCACCTGCTCGACGCGGGGCTCACCCTCGACGACGTACGGGTGTTCCTCCCGTGCCTGGACGGCGACGTCACCGCCGGTCCCGTCGCCGCCAAGGGGATACGGGTCGCCCGGGACCGGCTGGCGGTGCTGGACGCACGGATCGCGGCGCAGACACAGGTCCGCGACCGCCTGGCGGCGGCACTGCGCGCGGCGGACGCCGGGACCCCTTGA
- the mfd gene encoding transcription-repair coupling factor, which translates to MSLHGLLDAVAKDPALAEAITAAADGNRMHVDLVGPPAARPFAVAALARESGRPVLAVTATGREAEDLAAALRSLLPAEGVVEYPSWETLPHERLSPRSDTVGRRLAVLRRLAHPRPDDPGTGPVSVVVAPVRSVLQPQVKGLGDLEPVSLRTGQSADLNDVVEALAAAAYARVELVEKRGEFAVRGGILDVFPPTEEHPLRVEFWGDDVEEIRYFKVADQRSLEVAEHGLWAPPCRELLLTDDVRARARALAEEHPELGELLNRIAEGIAVEGMESLAPVLVDDMELLLDVLPKDAMAVVCDPERVRTRAADLVATSQEFLQASWAATAGGGEAPIDVGAASLWSIADVRDRARELDMMWWSVSPFAAGEELDADTLKLGMHAPETYRGDTARALADTKGWLADGWRVVFVTEGHGPAARTVEVLGGEGIAARLDADLAVPSPSVVHVSCGSIEYGFVDPGLKVAVLTETDLSGQRTAGREGARMPARRRKTIDPLTLEPGDYIVHEQHGVGRYIEMVQRTVQGATREYLVVEYAPAKRGQPGDRLYIPTDQLEQITKYVGGEAPTLHRLGGADWTKTKARAKKAVKEIAADLIKLYSARMAAPGHAFGTDTPWQRELEDAFPYAETPDQLTTIAEVKEDMEKSVPMDRLVCGDVGYGKTEIAVRAAFKAVQDGKQVAVLVPTTLLVQQHFGTFSERYGQFPVNVRALSRFQTDTEAKGVLEGLKEGAVDVVIGTHRLFSSETKFKDLGLVIVDEEQRFGVEHKEQLKKLRANVDVLTMSATPIPRTLEMAVTGIREMSTITTPPEERHPVLTFVGPYEERQIGAAIRRELLREGQVFYIHNRVESIDRAAARLREIVPEARIATAHGQMSESALEQVVVDFWEKKFDVLVSTTIVESGIDISNANTLIVERGDTFGLSQLHQLRGRVGRGRERGYAYFLYPPEKPLTETAHERLATIAQHTEMGAGMYVAMKDLEIRGAGNLLGGEQSGHIAGVGFDLYVRMVGEAVADYRRQLEAGEPGAGGVEEQPLEVKIELPVDAHVPHDYAPGERLRLQAYRAIASANSEEDIKAVREELTDRYGKLPEPVENLLLVAGLRMLARACGVGEIVLQGTNIRFAPVELRESQELRVKRLYPGTVIKPAVHQVLVPRPKTAKVGGKPLVGRELLGWVGEFLASILGS; encoded by the coding sequence ATGAGCCTGCACGGTCTGCTCGACGCCGTCGCCAAGGACCCCGCCCTCGCGGAAGCGATCACGGCCGCCGCGGACGGCAACCGCATGCATGTCGACCTGGTCGGCCCCCCGGCGGCCCGCCCCTTCGCGGTCGCCGCCCTCGCCCGTGAGTCGGGCCGCCCCGTACTCGCCGTCACGGCCACGGGCCGCGAGGCCGAGGACCTGGCCGCGGCCCTGCGCTCGCTGCTGCCCGCCGAGGGCGTCGTGGAGTACCCCTCCTGGGAGACACTGCCGCACGAGCGGCTCAGCCCGCGCAGCGACACCGTCGGCCGTCGCCTCGCCGTCCTGCGCCGCCTCGCCCACCCCCGCCCCGACGACCCCGGGACCGGCCCGGTCTCCGTCGTCGTGGCCCCCGTACGATCCGTGCTCCAGCCGCAGGTCAAGGGCCTCGGCGACCTGGAGCCGGTGTCCCTGCGGACCGGCCAGAGCGCGGACCTGAACGACGTGGTGGAAGCTCTCGCGGCCGCCGCCTACGCGCGCGTGGAGCTGGTCGAGAAGCGCGGTGAGTTCGCCGTGCGCGGCGGCATCCTGGACGTCTTCCCGCCCACCGAGGAACACCCCCTGCGGGTGGAGTTCTGGGGCGACGACGTCGAGGAGATCCGCTACTTCAAGGTCGCCGACCAGCGCTCCCTCGAAGTCGCCGAGCACGGCCTGTGGGCCCCGCCCTGCCGTGAGCTGCTGCTCACCGACGACGTCCGCGCACGCGCGCGTGCCCTCGCCGAGGAGCACCCGGAGCTGGGCGAACTGCTGAACAGGATCGCCGAGGGCATCGCGGTCGAGGGCATGGAGTCCCTCGCCCCGGTCCTGGTCGACGACATGGAACTGCTCCTCGACGTCCTGCCCAAGGACGCGATGGCCGTCGTCTGCGACCCCGAGCGGGTCCGCACCCGCGCCGCCGACCTCGTGGCCACCTCCCAGGAGTTCCTCCAGGCCTCCTGGGCGGCCACCGCAGGCGGCGGCGAGGCCCCGATCGACGTCGGCGCGGCCTCCCTGTGGTCCATCGCCGACGTCCGCGACCGCGCGCGCGAGCTGGACATGATGTGGTGGTCGGTCTCGCCGTTCGCCGCCGGCGAAGAGCTCGACGCGGACACCCTCAAGCTCGGCATGCACGCGCCCGAGACCTACCGCGGCGACACCGCGCGGGCGCTGGCCGACACCAAGGGCTGGCTCGCGGACGGCTGGCGCGTGGTGTTCGTCACCGAGGGCCACGGCCCGGCCGCCCGCACCGTCGAGGTCCTCGGCGGCGAGGGCATCGCCGCCCGCCTCGACGCCGACCTCGCGGTGCCGAGCCCGTCGGTCGTGCACGTCTCCTGCGGCTCGATCGAGTACGGCTTCGTCGACCCGGGCCTCAAGGTCGCCGTGCTCACCGAGACCGACCTGTCCGGGCAGCGCACGGCCGGCCGCGAGGGCGCCCGGATGCCGGCCCGCCGCCGCAAGACCATCGACCCGCTCACCCTGGAGCCGGGCGACTACATCGTCCACGAACAGCACGGCGTCGGCCGCTACATCGAGATGGTGCAGCGCACCGTCCAGGGCGCCACCCGCGAGTACCTGGTGGTCGAGTACGCCCCCGCCAAGCGCGGCCAGCCCGGCGACCGGCTGTACATCCCGACCGACCAGCTCGAGCAGATCACCAAGTACGTCGGCGGCGAGGCACCCACCCTGCACCGCCTCGGCGGCGCGGACTGGACGAAGACCAAGGCCCGCGCGAAGAAGGCAGTCAAGGAGATCGCCGCCGACCTGATCAAGCTCTACAGCGCGCGCATGGCCGCCCCCGGCCACGCCTTCGGCACCGACACGCCCTGGCAGCGCGAGCTGGAGGACGCCTTCCCCTACGCCGAGACCCCGGACCAGCTCACCACCATCGCCGAGGTCAAGGAGGACATGGAGAAGTCGGTCCCCATGGACCGCCTGGTCTGCGGCGACGTCGGCTACGGCAAGACCGAGATCGCGGTGCGCGCCGCCTTCAAGGCCGTACAGGACGGCAAACAGGTCGCCGTCCTCGTCCCGACGACCCTGCTGGTGCAGCAGCACTTCGGGACGTTCTCCGAGCGCTACGGCCAGTTCCCGGTCAACGTGCGGGCCCTGTCCCGCTTCCAGACCGACACCGAGGCCAAGGGCGTCCTGGAGGGCCTGAAGGAGGGCGCGGTGGACGTCGTCATCGGCACCCACCGCCTGTTCTCCTCCGAGACGAAGTTCAAGGACCTCGGCCTGGTCATCGTCGACGAGGAGCAGCGCTTCGGCGTCGAGCACAAGGAGCAGCTGAAGAAACTCCGCGCCAACGTCGACGTGCTGACCATGTCGGCCACCCCCATCCCGCGCACCCTGGAGATGGCGGTCACCGGCATCCGCGAGATGTCCACGATCACCACGCCCCCGGAGGAGCGCCACCCGGTGCTCACCTTCGTCGGGCCTTACGAGGAGAGGCAGATCGGCGCCGCCATCCGGCGTGAACTGCTGCGCGAGGGCCAGGTCTTCTACATCCACAACCGCGTCGAGTCCATCGACCGCGCGGCGGCCCGGCTGCGCGAGATCGTCCCCGAGGCGCGCATCGCCACGGCCCACGGCCAGATGTCGGAATCGGCGCTGGAGCAGGTCGTCGTCGACTTCTGGGAGAAGAAGTTCGACGTGCTCGTGTCGACCACGATCGTGGAGTCCGGCATCGACATCTCCAACGCCAACACGCTGATCGTGGAGCGCGGCGACACCTTCGGCCTGTCGCAGCTGCACCAGCTGCGCGGCCGGGTCGGCCGGGGCCGCGAACGCGGGTACGCCTACTTCCTGTACCCGCCGGAGAAGCCGCTGACCGAGACCGCCCACGAACGGCTCGCCACCATCGCTCAGCACACCGAGATGGGCGCCGGCATGTACGTGGCGATGAAGGACCTGGAGATCCGCGGCGCCGGCAACCTGCTCGGCGGCGAGCAGTCCGGGCACATCGCGGGCGTCGGCTTCGACCTGTACGTCCGCATGGTCGGCGAGGCCGTCGCGGACTACCGGCGCCAGCTGGAGGCAGGGGAGCCCGGGGCGGGAGGGGTGGAGGAGCAGCCGCTCGAGGTCAAGATCGAGCTGCCCGTCGACGCGCACGTCCCGCACGACTACGCGCCCGGCGAGCGCCTGCGCCTGCAGGCCTACCGCGCGATCGCCTCCGCCAACAGCGAGGAGGACATCAAGGCCGTCCGCGAGGAACTCACCGACCGCTACGGCAAGCTGCCCGAGCCGGTGGAGAACCTGCTGCTGGTGGCCGGACTCAGGATGCTCGCGCGCGCGTGCGGGGTCGGTGAGATCGTCCTGCAGGGCACCAACATCCGCTTCGCGCCGGTGGAGTTGCGCGAGTCCCAGGAGCTGCGGGTCAAGCGCCTGTACCCGGGCACGGTCATCAAGCCGGCCGTGCACCAGGTGCTGGTCCCGCGCCCGAAGACCGCGAAGGTCGGCGGCAAGCCGCTGGTCGGCCGCGAACTGCTCGGCTGGGTGGGCGAGTTCCTCGCCTCGATCCTGGGGTCGTAG